In Zingiber officinale cultivar Zhangliang chromosome 3A, Zo_v1.1, whole genome shotgun sequence, the DNA window agaAAGAAGTAAATTTTAGATAAACTCTATTCTACTTTTATAAAATTCATTCGAAAATAGTTCTCTATATATCATCAGTTTCAAAACAAATATTTGAAATAAAGCTACGTTTTTTGAAGTAAATGTTCTGTTATATTAAAATGTAAGGAAAACAAAGCTCCCTCTCTcctttagttaaattatttttattttcaatatttttttatctataAAAAAATATCACTTAAAAATCTCTAAGAATTTGAGATGACCCTTCGCCGACATACATATTATAGTCACAAATGCAATTATAATTATCGTAAACTAATCGAACTCAGCCTATAACTAAACATATTGATCATCAACTTAAATTGGGAGCAAACAATTCAATTGAAAAGTATTTTAAGTGGTTATTGCTAATTTTACATACtataattatgtttttttaaatcatctaatggttgaaaattttaaattttaataaaaaactggAGCCGATCCAGTAGcaaaaattcaattttaattagaATTGGACCGCTTGATTGAACAACTCCCTGTCCGATTCAATTTTAAAAACTCGCTGCAACTCTTACTACTTCCAAGTGACCTGTTTCCCTCTATGTATACTCCTAGCATGATCAAATCCAATTGTTAAGCAAATCTATTGACTAGATTCAACTAGTAGCAAAAAGAGGATTATACTCACCCAGACATCCCTCGCGGAGTTGACTTACAACCGACAGTCAAATAGCTAAGAAATGGGAGGAATTTTTTCCCGCTCGCTGGGATTCAACTAGTGATCGAGCTTAAGCTCTGTCCAGAGCAGTTACTAATCTAGCATAATCATCGACTCATCACTCATCAGTACAACAAATAATACAAAAGTATCTCGGAACTAAAATAGGAGATAACAACTATGCTGAAGCAAGACAATGCATGGGGGGCAAACCAACAATATTAAAATAACATCGGCAAATACATGCCACTATTTGTTTCAATTAGAACTACTTTTGTTCGTTCTTCGCACTCATCACTCTGTAGCTTGTACAAGCTATAACAATATCATACCACATATATACAGAACTTCGATAAATATACTGCGGAAGGAAGCAACAAAACCACACATCTGTGCACGCCATGAAGTTCTCTTGTGGGGATTGAAATTTAGCAAACTAAATCATCATTCACCtggataaaggaaaaaaaaatgaaagagaaaGAATGAACTCATATTTTGGTGAAAGGAGCAAAATCAAAGGCATCCTTTGATTTATTCTGTTCGGTAACAGAAAAAGGTATATGGGCCACACAATACATGCCTTGGCGAATAATTCAGTAGTACAGTATCGATCTTTGATCATTAGAATACAAGAATGAGGCTAGTAATTTATGAAGAAAGGTGGAGAAAGCAGATTTTAAAAAATTGGGTAGAAACGGAGAAGAGGGATCATATTGAGTCATTGAGGTAGTCTTACTATATGACATAAAATCAAAGGCATTTTTTGAATCAACTTATCTGAGAAAATAgggattttaaaaagaaatagtTTGGCGAGAATGAATGGTAGCAAATAAAAGCAACCATACCTTGTGAGGAGGTACTAGGGCTATCAGCCAGTGGCTTAAAATCCTCAAGCTCCATGAAGTTCATCCAAGGCTTGACCCAGACTTTAGCCTCATATTGTTTTTTGGATCCACAATCATTAGCCTCCAGAGTCAGGTAGTACATTTTACCAGCTACAACTTGCTCTTTAGCCTTCAATAACTGTGTAAACTTGAGAAGAGCATTCTACACAAAATGATATCAATTAGAGGAAAATGTCGGTATCCTACAATGTTGAAGAAATAAAATCAGCCaagaaaaggtaaaaaaaaaatggtTGATTCCAGAAATCGGCCAATAAAATCAGCAACATCGCCTTTAGACCTAATTACACTAGGTTCCTCTTTGTTTCAAATGGTTATAACCTGTTGGAAATCCTTGTCAAAACTTATCATAATCAATACTATCCTTTAGACTTAATTACACTAGGTTCCTCTTGGTTTCATAATTCCTATAACCTGCCTGGAAATCCTTGTCAAAACTATATCATAACCAATACTATCCCTACAGTGATGCTAGGATTTCAGGGGATGATAATGCAACATGGAATTCAGAGGAGGGGCTTGCAGTAAAACCACGGGTCAATTATAAGCAGGTAGTGCCAAATGATTAAGTTTGATCTATATCCCACAAGCTCACTGTTGTACATTCTTATCCTGAGAGTAGAAAATTGGAAGATTGCCGTTTGCTAGGCTAGTTCATAAAGAACTCAAAACTTCATACATGAACATCAAAGTAAATATCGAAATCTGCATCATAAAGTATTCTATAGGCATAGTCAGATAGAAGGAAGAGTACTTGACAATCCGAACTGAATTAAGAATTGAACAATTAGCGAAGGACTCAGGACTTTTTCAAAATTGAGGTAATCAGCCGTTGACACAAGTTTTGAAGGAAACaaaaaacatgtacatgatcTTGAAAACTACCTTTACGCATTATAAAATCAGGCCGAAGACGTATTTGAACAAGTCTAGGCTcgcggaaatttttaaaaatgcaacaaaaatcaatataaaagaaacttcATACTTCATCGCACGAAGCTCATTGTTCAACCTAGCTTTTCTGCTGGTTTGACGAAAAAAGAGTACAATAATTAAATACATAAGAAATTTTGTTTACTCCACCAAGTTGCCCCTTTTCACGCCTAATTCCtggattaaagttttcaaaactatTAAATTTGAAGAACATTCCTAGGGTAGAAAAAACTCAAAAAGTTGGTACCCCGAAGTGTTTAATTGGACAACATAACCCAATAACGAATGATGCTAAACGACGACGATGATTCAAAGAAAAACCCAAACAGGGCATGCACCTGCTTCTTGTTGTACTCCTCCACGGCAAAACGAGCAAACCCCAGGATCTCGGCGCTGTTCCGGAATCCTTCGCAGTCATGGATGCCTCCCATCATACGCATCGAAGAAGCGCCTCGCAGTGAGAAGAACAAAACTAGGAGAGATATCAGAGGAAGAGGAAATCGGCGATTCGGCAGGGAAGCCATGGCGGAAACCTCGACCGGAAGAGGAGCAGCGAAACCCGTCAAGATAAAATAGCGGAAACGAAACGGTGACATGTAAATAACGGCTTCAGTTGTGGCGGTAAGATGTTCCGAGGTGCGCCACAAAACGCGGGACGGATGAT includes these proteins:
- the LOC122054233 gene encoding cysteine proteinase inhibitor A-like, whose translation is MASLPNRRFPLPLISLLVLFFSLRGASSMRMMGGIHDCEGFRNSAEILGFARFAVEEYNKKQNALLKFTQLLKAKEQVVAGKMYYLTLEANDCGSKKQYEAKVWVKPWMNFMELEDFKPLADSPSTSSQGE